The following proteins come from a genomic window of Anopheles ziemanni chromosome 3, idAnoZiCoDA_A2_x.2, whole genome shotgun sequence:
- the LOC131289480 gene encoding CDP-diacylglycerol--glycerol-3-phosphate 3-phosphatidyltransferase, mitochondrial isoform X2, translating to MIRRLFSTLITDYPPAGEFLPSAPQSSNNRPTSVGGSETSIPPAFRSTMLQSLSWLHAISPCFPVSGDRIEVIQEPGTFYNTLVEKCSAARRRIMLASLYLGTGSLETRLVDAIHENLRNNEQLKVDVLLDFTRGTRGMKNSKTTLMPLVEETDNFRLSLYHTPVLRGITKRLAPPRWNELLGIQHMKLYLVDDTVILSGANLSNDYFTNRQDRYVMIEDRRLADFYAAFLGKVQEFSLTVGRDGATRLHDTWTMLPYKCAQLEFATEARERIRSYFRGVMEQQRTICQREAADGADNHPADTWIFPLIEMGQLGIHHDSLATKQLLSGCLPGSRLRLATGYFNLTETYMNTLTNDCQARCNILMAHPNANGFLGAKGPAGGIPAAYSLLARKFLEALKSAGQSHRVELYEYERPGWTYHAKGLWYYLPDSSLPSVTLIGSSNFGERSVNRDLEAQICLVTNNTHLQRKLEAEYENLLQHATTAETELINRPVPRWVRAVVGLFRNFF from the exons ATGATACGACGGTTGTTCAGCACCCTCATCACGGATTACCCTCCGGCCGGCGAGTTTCTACCGTCGGCACCACAATCATCGAACAATCGGCCCACATCGGTGGGTGGCAGTGAGACGTCAATTCCACCGGCCTTTCGCAGCACCATGCTACAGTCCCTCAGCTGGTTGCACGCAATATCACCCTGCTTTCCCGTGTCGGGTGACCGCATTGAGGTCATCCAAGAGCCGGGAACGTTCTACAACAcgctggtggaaaaatgttccGCCGCTCGGCGTCGGATTATGCTGGCCAGTCTATACCTCGGGACCGGCAGCCTCGAGACACGGCTCGTTGATGCCATCCACGAAAACCTGCGCAACAATGAGCAGCTGAAGGTGGACGTGCTGCTCGACTTTACGCGTGGTACGCGAGGGATGAAAAACAGTAAAACCACCCTGATGCCGTTGGTGGAGGAAACGGATAACTTTCGGCTGTCGCTCTACCACACGCCGGTGCTGCGCGGAATCACCAAGCGGTTGGCACCGCCACGGTGGAACGAACTGCTCGGCATTCAGCACATGAAGCTGTACCTGGTGGACGACACGGTTATCCTGTCCGGGGCAAACCTTTCGAACGATTACTTCACCAACCGGCAGGACCGGTACGTAATGATCGAGGATCGGCGGCTGGCCGACTTCTACGCTGCCTTTCTAGGTAAGGTGCAGGAGTTCAGCCTGACGGTGGGGCGCGATGGAGCGACACGACTCCACGACACGTGGACCATGCTGCCGTACAAATGTGCACAGCTGGAGTTTGCTACCGAAGCCCGCGAGCGGATACGATCGTACTTCCGGGGAGTCATGGAGCAGCAGCGAACCATCTGCCAGCGGGAAGCGGCGGATGGTGCGGACAATCACCCGGCGGACACGTGGATATTTCCCCTGATCGAGATGGGCCAGCTCGGTATACATCATGACAGTTTGGCCACGAAACAGCTGCTgtccgggtgtttgcccggttcGAGACTCCGCTTGGCCACCGGGTACTTTAACCTCACGGAGACGTACATGAATACTCTGACGAACGATTGCCAGGCTAGGTGCAACATACTTATGGCGCATCCAAAT GCGAATGGTTTCCTGGGAGCGAAAGGACCGGCTGGGGGCATTCCGGCCGCATACTCACTGCTTGCGCGCAAATTCCTCGAGGCGCTCAAATCCGCCGGCCAGAGCCACCGGGTGGAGCTGTACGAGTACGAGCGACCCGGCTGGACGTACCACGCCAAGGGCCTGTGGTACTATCTTCCCGATTCGTCGCTTCCCAGCGTGACGCTGATCGGCTCGAGCAACTTCGGTGAACGTTCCGTCAACCGTGACCTGGAGGCGCAGATATGTCTGGTCACGAACAACACGCACCTGCAGCGGAAGCTCGAGGCCGAGTACGAAAATCTGCTGCAGCACGCGACAACGGCCGAGACGGAGCTGATCAATCGGCCGGTACCGCGTTGGGTCCGGGCGGTGGTCGGTTTGTTTAGAAACTTTTTCTAA
- the LOC131289480 gene encoding CDP-diacylglycerol--glycerol-3-phosphate 3-phosphatidyltransferase, mitochondrial isoform X1: MSVIDFLLSWQIILQPILKMIRRLFSTLITDYPPAGEFLPSAPQSSNNRPTSVGGSETSIPPAFRSTMLQSLSWLHAISPCFPVSGDRIEVIQEPGTFYNTLVEKCSAARRRIMLASLYLGTGSLETRLVDAIHENLRNNEQLKVDVLLDFTRGTRGMKNSKTTLMPLVEETDNFRLSLYHTPVLRGITKRLAPPRWNELLGIQHMKLYLVDDTVILSGANLSNDYFTNRQDRYVMIEDRRLADFYAAFLGKVQEFSLTVGRDGATRLHDTWTMLPYKCAQLEFATEARERIRSYFRGVMEQQRTICQREAADGADNHPADTWIFPLIEMGQLGIHHDSLATKQLLSGCLPGSRLRLATGYFNLTETYMNTLTNDCQARCNILMAHPNANGFLGAKGPAGGIPAAYSLLARKFLEALKSAGQSHRVELYEYERPGWTYHAKGLWYYLPDSSLPSVTLIGSSNFGERSVNRDLEAQICLVTNNTHLQRKLEAEYENLLQHATTAETELINRPVPRWVRAVVGLFRNFF, translated from the exons TTGGCAGATTATTCTACAACCGATTCTAAAAATGATACGACGGTTGTTCAGCACCCTCATCACGGATTACCCTCCGGCCGGCGAGTTTCTACCGTCGGCACCACAATCATCGAACAATCGGCCCACATCGGTGGGTGGCAGTGAGACGTCAATTCCACCGGCCTTTCGCAGCACCATGCTACAGTCCCTCAGCTGGTTGCACGCAATATCACCCTGCTTTCCCGTGTCGGGTGACCGCATTGAGGTCATCCAAGAGCCGGGAACGTTCTACAACAcgctggtggaaaaatgttccGCCGCTCGGCGTCGGATTATGCTGGCCAGTCTATACCTCGGGACCGGCAGCCTCGAGACACGGCTCGTTGATGCCATCCACGAAAACCTGCGCAACAATGAGCAGCTGAAGGTGGACGTGCTGCTCGACTTTACGCGTGGTACGCGAGGGATGAAAAACAGTAAAACCACCCTGATGCCGTTGGTGGAGGAAACGGATAACTTTCGGCTGTCGCTCTACCACACGCCGGTGCTGCGCGGAATCACCAAGCGGTTGGCACCGCCACGGTGGAACGAACTGCTCGGCATTCAGCACATGAAGCTGTACCTGGTGGACGACACGGTTATCCTGTCCGGGGCAAACCTTTCGAACGATTACTTCACCAACCGGCAGGACCGGTACGTAATGATCGAGGATCGGCGGCTGGCCGACTTCTACGCTGCCTTTCTAGGTAAGGTGCAGGAGTTCAGCCTGACGGTGGGGCGCGATGGAGCGACACGACTCCACGACACGTGGACCATGCTGCCGTACAAATGTGCACAGCTGGAGTTTGCTACCGAAGCCCGCGAGCGGATACGATCGTACTTCCGGGGAGTCATGGAGCAGCAGCGAACCATCTGCCAGCGGGAAGCGGCGGATGGTGCGGACAATCACCCGGCGGACACGTGGATATTTCCCCTGATCGAGATGGGCCAGCTCGGTATACATCATGACAGTTTGGCCACGAAACAGCTGCTgtccgggtgtttgcccggttcGAGACTCCGCTTGGCCACCGGGTACTTTAACCTCACGGAGACGTACATGAATACTCTGACGAACGATTGCCAGGCTAGGTGCAACATACTTATGGCGCATCCAAAT GCGAATGGTTTCCTGGGAGCGAAAGGACCGGCTGGGGGCATTCCGGCCGCATACTCACTGCTTGCGCGCAAATTCCTCGAGGCGCTCAAATCCGCCGGCCAGAGCCACCGGGTGGAGCTGTACGAGTACGAGCGACCCGGCTGGACGTACCACGCCAAGGGCCTGTGGTACTATCTTCCCGATTCGTCGCTTCCCAGCGTGACGCTGATCGGCTCGAGCAACTTCGGTGAACGTTCCGTCAACCGTGACCTGGAGGCGCAGATATGTCTGGTCACGAACAACACGCACCTGCAGCGGAAGCTCGAGGCCGAGTACGAAAATCTGCTGCAGCACGCGACAACGGCCGAGACGGAGCTGATCAATCGGCCGGTACCGCGTTGGGTCCGGGCGGTGGTCGGTTTGTTTAGAAACTTTTTCTAA